Proteins encoded within one genomic window of Zea mays cultivar B73 unplaced genomic scaffold, Zm-B73-REFERENCE-NAM-5.0 scaffold_89, whole genome shotgun sequence:
- the LOC118475997 gene encoding LOB domain-containing protein 13-like, which translates to MPTYGMPPPDFALPMPMLAPPPPPPPPSQFPMGFQTPPASVAAPGDGSGQDDTTNSWVNTIFNTQSPAGGGGYSNHPDDGYD; encoded by the exons cctccggactttgcactgccaatgccaatgttggcgcctccacctccgcctccgcctccgtcacaattccctatg ggatttcagacaccacccgcttcagttgccgcacctggagatgggtctggtcaggACGACACAACAAATTCGTGGGTGAACACCAttttcaacacgcagagtccagccggaggaggtggctactcgaaccatccagacgatggatatgattga